CTTAGAATAATGAACATCATACTTAGAGTTAAGAATACGAATGAAAACCAAAGACTCACGAGAGGAAAGATCAATCATCGCTCCTTGAATCATAGGAATCTCCGCCCCATTTTCAAGAAGCGACAGCTTCACATCAACATCCCCACGCAAAGCGCGTTTATTGACACGAAGGTCATACCCATAATCCAAACCCGTCGTAGTATAAGAGTAATAAGGAAAATCACTCTTAGAAGTACAAGGCTCCATACAAGATTTATCTCTAGTTTGAGCCAACACCGAAGCAGTAGAAAACGACATCACCAAAAGACTAAAAAGAGCCACAGCTTTGAATTTCATAAAAAGTTCCTTTGTTAATTTCATCAATCAAAACAAAGGGTGCAGATATCATTCCCAGAATAGAAACTTAAAGAGATTTTTGGGATTACCAAAGCCGTCTTGGTAATAGTTTATGAAAGCCATCTATATGGCACATGAGCGAAAATAGAGTCTCACCAAGAGAATCGCGTCCAGAGAGCTACATGACTAAGTTCTAAAACTACTGACGAAAATTGGAAGACACGAAGAACGTCATGAGTTTTGTTGGCGGAGGGCTACGTTTCTAAGACATCTTCTGCAAGAGGACTTCGAATTCAGTTCCGTGTCCGTCTTTAACGGGACTGCGAACGGAAACTTTTCCGTCATGGGCTTCAACAACGGCCTTTACAAAAGTAAGTCCCAATCCCATTCCGTATTCAGAGCGACTTTTATCACTGCGATAAAGTTTTTGCCAAATCATGGCGTGCTCATCTGGAGAAATCCCAGGACCCGAATCGGTTACGCGCACAATAACGTTTTCAGTTTGATTGATAGTTTCAATTGTCACTTCTCCGCCTGACGGAGTGTATTTATGCGCGTTATCCAAAAGGTTTGCAATCACGCGACTAATAAGTCTCGCGTCGACAAGAGCCCAATCATGAGTATCTAGTTTTTGAATGACTTTGATGTCTTTTTCTTCAAAAGCCATTTCGTAAAGACTCATGATCTCTTTAACGATTTCAGAAATATATTTCTTTTCAAGTTTTAATTTTTTACTGCGATTTTCCGCTTCGGTGATATCTGTTAAGACTTGCAGGAAGTTCAGAATCTTGTCGGAGTTTTCATAACAGCTTTGCAAAGCTTCTCTGTAAGACTCAACATCCCCTTCACTTGTTAAAGCCAACTCGGCACGTCCGCGAAGTCTCGTAACCGGTGTACGAATATCATGAGCCAAGTGATCGAAGGCTTCTTTAAGTCCACCAACAAGTCCCTCGATTTTATCGAGCATCTTATTGCAAAGAACTTTGAGTTCTTCGAGTTCATCGTCACTGCCGCCGACAGGAACACGTGTTGAAAGAGAACCGCTTTCGATTTTTTTCATCGACGTGATGAGTTCACGCACAGGGCTGAGTGTTTTATTGGAGAGAAATAACCCTCCCAAAAATCCTATCAAAGCTACCGGCAAAAGGAGCCACCAGAATATTTTTTGTAAATTTCTTAACTGGAGGTTCAGACCCTCAGTACTTTTAGCGACGACGACGCGATTGCCATCTTTCAAGATACGTCCTATGAAGATCACAGAATCACTGCCATGAAGTTCCGGCATAGAAAAATCAAAGCTGTGAGCTTTCTGTCCTAACACTTCAATGCGAAGAGATTCCGTATCGACTTTGAAATTAGGAAAAGGCTCATGAAAGAATAAAACTTCACCACGCGGTGAAATGACCGACACTAACAGAGCAGCATCACGATCGTAGTTTGGAATATAAGCAAAATAATCCTGAAAGTCTTGCAGCCCCCGGATCTCAATGCGATTGCGGTACTCTTCGACTTTGGCTTCAAGAACGACACGCTCTTGATTTTGAAGAGCGTGGCTTATTTGAAAATAAAGAAAACTGAAGATAACTGTTGAGCTGAGGATCAGCACTAAAGAGTACGCCAGGGTCAATTTAGTGCTGATTCGGAAAAGCGTCGGTTTAAGACGACTTAAGAACATATCCTACACCTCTGACTGTATAGATAAGTCGTGTAGGGAAATCTTTCTCTAACTTGTTGCGCAGACGACATACTAATACGTCTACCACGTTTGTTTGAGGATCGAAATCATAATTCCAAACTTCTTTAAGAATAGTCTGTTTGCCGATGATCTTGTTCGGATTGCTCATGAAAAGATCCAACAAAACAAATTCTCTTTCTTGAAGATCCAACTTGCGACCCGCGCGAACCACTTCACGGTTCAAACGGTTCAATTTCAAGTCTTGGAAAACCAATGAAGTGACTTCTGAAGCTTTTTGGGCGCGTTTCAAAAGATTCTTCACGCGAATTTGTAGTTCGGCCATCGCAAAAGGTTTTGTGAGATAGTCATCTCCACCCATGCTAAGACCTTTCAATCGGTCATCAAGTTCACGAAGGGCGCTGAGGATAAGAATGGGAGTATTCACTTCCTTTTCACGAAGTGATTTTGCAAACGTGTAACCATCCATCTCTGGAAGCATCAGATCCAAAACGATGATATCGTAATGGTTGGTCAATGCACGCTCATAAGCGCGGCGACCGTTTGATTCAACTTCGACTTCACCTTCAAGTTCGCCGAGGCCTTGCTTAACGATTGTTGCAATTTCGTTATCGTCTTCAACTACCAAGCATCTCATTTGGAGTCACCTTTGTTACGTTCATGTTATTTGTGAGGCTAGGATATATCAGATTTGTTTCTAAACAAAAGGTGCAAATTTCATAAATGGGCCTAAACAGGCCATTATTACACAGTTTTAATCGACACCGTGTTGGGTATTGCAGAATTGAAACCCGTTTCGCTCTGAAACACAGTTGCAAAAAATAAAAAAACAGGCTCCTGGTCAGGGAGCCTGTGACATGGTCTTTATAGGTCTAGTTAGCTAGGATTATCTCTTAAGTTGGATAACCTCGTTCAAAAGTTCATCCGTTGTTGTGATTGTCTTCGCATTGGCTTGGAAACCACGTTGGTTTTGGATCATGTTTACGAACTCTGTCGCCAAGTCTACTGTAGATCTCTCGAGAGATTTCGCAAACAATTTACCGCGACCAGCAGCACCCGGGCCACCCAGAGAAGCTGTTCCAGAATCTCTAGATTCTTTCAAACGGTTGTTACCAACTTTGAAAAGAGCTTCTGGATTTTCGAATTTCGCCAGAGCGATCTGAGCCAAGTCAGAAGCTTGTCCATTCGAATAAACTGCCGTCAAGATACCTTCGTCGTTGAACGACAAACCAGTGATCGTACCAGCTGCCGCACCGTCTTGATGCCAAGAGATAAGGTCTGAGTTTTTACCGTACTGTTTCGTACCGTCCAAACCTTTACCGCCGTCTTTAATCGCATCACCGAAGTTCAATTTCACTTCTTGTCCTTGAAGAGCACCGCCCTTGAAGTTGAAGCTTGATTCTGTTGTCTCTTGGCTGTCAAGTTTACCGTCCACTGTGAACGTCAACTTACCAGCACATACTTGAGACAACATTCCTTCGTCCCCGCCAGTGATTTCTTTACCGTCCACAAGGCCTTTGAATTCCCACTCACGGTCAGCCACTTTGTTGAAGAAGAAGCTTACCAAGTGTTTGTTACCTTGAGAGTCATACATCTCAACACCTGTAGAGTAGTGAGAAGTTGAATATGGATCTTTGATATCGAATTTCTTAGTCGCTTCCATGCGCGAGTCTAAGTTCAGATCCAACTTCAATTCTTTCGTTGCTTTCGCTGGGATCAAGGCGCGAGGGAATTTGATATCCGTCATTTTGTTAACGATATTGCCTTTCTCGTCAGTCGAGAAACCTTGAACTTTTTGATTGTCGTTAGTTACCAAGTAACCTTCGCGGTCAAAGTGGAAAGATCCGTCACGAGTGTAAGACTCGCCATCAGAACCTTTTACTTTGAAGTAACCGTCACCAGAGATTGCCAAGTCAGTTACTTTTTCTGTCGCGTCGATATTACCTTGAGTCAAGATAGGATTTACTGCACCGATCTTCACACCGCGACCGATTTGGTTACCACCAAGAATACCTTTTAAGTTTTTAGAAATGATATCTTGGAATTCTGCACGGCTCGCTTTGAAACCGACAGTGTTCGCGTTGGCGATGTTGTCCCCGATAACACCCAAAGCTTCGCCTTGAGCAGTCATACCAGACACACCTGTGTAAAGAGATGAAAGAATACCCATGTGACCTCCATGTCGTTGGCGTCTTCAATCGGAATCCGCCGTTTGGAGGGCCTCCTCTACGAGGACCAGCCCTAATTCTTTTTATTTAATTTTTCTAACTAAAGTTAACTAAGCCCATCCACTCTGCTAACTTTTCTTTGCGTTTAGATCACTACCGTTGAGTCGATGTTCGTGAACACATTTTCTTTCAATGCATTCTTGTCCATCACAGTCACAACTGTGTTGTTCTTCACGCTGACGATCAGTGCGGAGTCATTCATTAACACTAATGAATCCTTCGAACCTTTCGCCGCCGCTCTCGAAATCGCGTCTTGCAGCTTCGTGATATCCTCAGGTGAATAACTTATTCCCCGAGTTTTCATCCGCTCAATCGCGTGATTCGAAAACTTCACCCCTTCAGCGGCCTTGGCAAGACCTTGAGGATTCACTTGCCCGATGTTCTGAGGCTTGAAGCCTCCGATATCTTGCAAAGTCTCCTTGAAGGAGGGTCCCGTGCCCAGATCCGGTTGTTTCACCTTCGCTGGTTGCTGCGGAACGAGTTGATCTAGAGTTTGTATCTTTTTTAAGTCCACCATTTTATTTCGCCGTCTCCTTAGCGATCTTCTCCATCATGTCGCGGGATAAACCCACTGTGTTGAGGATATTAGATTTTGCCGCAGGAGCCGGAGATGGTGAAGCCTTTTGTTGCTCTACATTCCCCTCTTTTACAGTTTGTCCTTTAGCATCATCTTTTTTCAAGTCTAGGTTTGTAACATCATTTACTTTCTGGTCGTTGCTCATAAGACGAGGGTCCGTAATCTTTTTCACGTCAGAGAAGCGAATCGCTTGATTTCCAACGTGCAGAACAGGGCCTTCATTCGAATAACTCACGCCTGTGATGATTCCGTCGAAGTCTGTCTTCAACGCAATTTTCTTTCCGTCTGCGCCTTTTGCTTCCGCCATGAATTGATATTCACCAGGAGCTGCTTTCATCGCTCTGTCATCTTCACCGTTCCAAGTGAGTTTGTTTTCACCCTTCTTGAGACCTTTCAGATTGTAAGTGCGAACCACAGTTCCCTCGGAGTCACGAACTTTCACCGTCACTTCACTTGCTTCCATCGGCAAGTTGAATTTGAAATCGTGATCTTTGTCCGTCGGTCCACGCACCACTTTCGAAGAATCACCCGCAACTGCTTTACCGATCAAGTTCAACGCTTGGAAATTTTCAGAAGGTTTTTGTCCGTTCTTCATTTCTTCCAATGTTTTGTTCATGTTCTGCATTTGCTCGAGTGAAGAGAAGTTTGCAAGCTGTGCTGCCATTTCATGACTCTTCAATGGATTCGTTGGATCTTGATTTTTCATTTGCGCAAGCATCAGCTTAAAGAAAGCATCTTTATCCAAATTTGGATTTCCCACCGTACGAACTTTTTTCGATGGATCTGTCCAATTCGGATCGACAATTTTATTTAAGACGTCGCCGACGTTTTCACCGCCGACTTTTTCTTTATCAAGAGCACTGATATTGGAAGCTCCTGCGTTCTCAGGTTTCGTTGCTGTCGCCCCGAATGCATTCACTCCTAGTTTGGTACTCATGACTGTCATGCCTTACTCCTTCTAAGTTAAGCTACAAGATTCAATCCGCTGCCTTTGCCTTCAACATTGCGTGCACGCGCGGTGCTCGATGTTTCGATGGGTTGCAAAGGATCGCGACCACGATTTCCATAACCTTTCAAGTTTGGCATTTCCAAGAAAGATTCTTTACGTCCTTGTGAACCGAAGTTTTCATTAAACTGGTTCCAGAATTGACGATTCTGATCTCTTTGGTTTTGTCCATTCATGTTGGTTTGGTTTTGTGTCGCCGTATCCGCAGACGCTGAGTTCACAACATCCACTTTCACATTTTCCATCGAGAGCTTGTGAGCAGCAAGACTGGTTTTCAGTTCAGCTAGACTAGACTCAATCGTCTTCTTAGCCTCCTGAGTATCCGCCGACATCTGCAAATTCACTTTGCCGTCTTGAAGCATCACTTTGAGGTGAATCGTCCCCATGCCCTCAGGGGTCATTTGAACTTTCATCTCGCCGCCACCTTTTTTAATCAGGTATTGCGCTTGATTCATAAGTTGCTTCACAGCCGCTTCGTTTTCTGCAGGATTCGCCGGGGCTGTTGGAGCCGCTGCCGCCATAGGAGCTGCCGCGTTCATTCCCAAAGTTTCACCTTTGATAGGTGCTCCGTGAATGCCCTCAAGCCCTGTCAGACTGCTTTTGAAGTCCGCAGCTTTTTCCACAAGCTTCGTCGCTGCTTCCTTACCGCCGGTCATCATTTTTGCCGCTGGCTCTTGCGAGTTTTGCTGCATGAAAGATTGACCTTGCGATTGATTTTGGAAGAACTCTTGGCTCGCTTTGTTTTGGACATTCGGAATTTGTCCTTGCATTGCGATCGGAGCTCTTTCCAATTTCGGAGCTTGCGCTGCTTGTTGGAATTCATCCATCAATGCTGGATTTTCTTCTGTCGCCGCTTGCTCCTGGGCTTGCTTTGCTTGAGCCGCTTGTTTTGCTGCTAAAGCTGCGAGCAACGCCGGAGACATCGCCTCTTTCATTTGCCCTTGCAAATGCGGAGGCAACTCTTCAAGCTTCGGCCCTTGCGCCGCCGCCGGAGGAGTTTGTGGCATTTCTGTTTCAGGAACTTCCATTGGCATTTCATCTTGAGCGATGTCCGCCATAGAAGAAGAATCATCCATCATCATTCTTTGTGCTAACGACGCATCCAACGAAGGCATGTCCGTCGGAGCCGCTTTAGGCTCCTGCCTCATCCAAAAACTTTTATTCAAGCGATCGACGGAAGCACCCATGGCATCTTGTTTGCCTTGAGCCGCTGCGATGCGCGCTTGCATATGTTGTTGAGACATACCCGCACCCACAGCCATTTCTGGCGCAGGTTTTGGTTGTTGCTGTTGTGGCATTTGGTTCAATTGAGTTAGCAAAGCCACATACATCGCTTGCGCTTTGTCTGCGTCTTCATCACTCAAACCTAATTGCTCAATGACAGCATTCGCTGTTGCTTCGGGAGATTGGGCGAGTTGTTTGTCGTCCAGCTGGGCCATCGCCTCCACAAGTCGTGTGGGGGATATTTCGAATTCACTCTCGAAAGAGTCCATGAATTCCTGAATTGCCTTCTGTCGAACCGTCGCCTTTTTACTTATCTTCCCGTCGGGTTTGCTGACCTCTTCCGTCTTCTTAGCTTCGGCTTGTTGAGGCTTTGGATCATCTTGATCTTTGGGCTTCATCTCGCGTTGCGGTGAATCTTTCACTTCTTTCGGGTCTTTCGAAGTTATTTTTTCTTCGAGAGCCTTTCCGAATGAAGATTCGGAGCCGGAACCTTTGAAATCCTTATCCACCGTTCTTTCCGGTGAAGATTTCAAATCGGTCGCACCCACCATGGGAGGGCCGACTATACTTTGTAACAAACCTTCCTCCTTCCTTGGAAAAAGTTTTATTGCCGTTCGCTGCTTCAGCTTCGCTCTGCGGGCTACCGCCCAGCGGGCGAACGTCGCTTATAACCAGCAAACATCTCAGATAACACCTGAGCCTTTTCTGGCTTTAATAAATTCATAATATCAGCAGCATTCTTCTTTTTCATACGACCAAGTATTTCAACTGCCAAATCCTCGTCCATTGTCTCAAAGACTTTAGCCGCTTGCGGTGGCTTCATATTCGAGTACATCTGTACCAAGGTATCGACTTTCTGGTCATCAGCCTTGACGCGATCTTCGAGCATCGAAGAAATTTTCGTTCTCATTTCTTCAAGCTCTTTCAAACGTTTTTCGAGATCCACTTTTTGAACTTGCAGTTCAGCCTCCATGCGATTGAGTTCTTCTTCACGCGCATCGAGTTCTTTTTTTCTTTCATTGAGTTTTTTAAGGTGATCAATTTCTGCAGAACTCATCGTCGCTGGAGCTTCCGCCGCTGCTTCGGCGTTGACTTGCTCTTGCGCTGCAGGAGCCGATGCTGCGGGTTTTTCAGGATTTTGTGCAACTGCCTCACCTGTCATCTGAATTTCTACGCGCTTAATTAAATTTTCTACTTCGTCGTGATTTTGAAAACCCCACACGGCGACAAGAAGTCCCATGAAAGAAACGCCTACCATTTTCCAAGGCACAGAAGCTTTTTTTCTTTTTTTAGGAGCGCCCATTTTCATGCGACGGCGGATTTGTTGTTCAACGTCTTCAGAGGCAAGATCAAGATGCAAACGCGTTGCTGAAGGATTTTTCTTAAACTTCACGCCGCCTTGTTGATCGGCGACCTTGCGTGCATTCTGAAAAAATTGATCGTATCCGCTTTTCATTTTATTCCTTCACGGCTTTAAAGCGCAGGATGCTTTGTTCATCCATCTCTTTTTGGTCCTGAGCGAGACGATCCTGTTTGTATTCCTCAAACTTGTTTTCTCGCATCTTCTCCATAATTTTATATTCGAGCGCGCATTGTCGCAAAATTTCTCTCTTGGACTCGACCAATTTCTCGATTTCTTGAAGTTTTTGCTTTTGCCTGTGGATGCGGATTTCCTGGCCTTTTAGGAACTCATGGATCTGCGAAAGAGCTGGACCTTGGGCTCCCCCCTGACTGGCGAAAGCACCTGCCTGCGCGTGGGCATTGGTTTTTTGCCCTTCCATGTGATTAAGGCGAGCCATTTCTTCATTGAGAAGCATCATGGCCTCTTGAAAATCTTTTTGAGCTAAGTTTTCTTTGATTTTACGGTGCTCGAGAACTTTTTGGAGTGGGAATTTGAATTTCATAAGATATTACTCCAGTTCCGGGCCTCCAGCCCTGCACACTGTGGGCCCCAGCCTTAGGCATTCACAAGGATTTGCTGCATTTGGCGAACTGTTTGCGTGAAGGTTGTCGGATCTTCGACTCTCTGTTTAAGGAAGTCGTTCACTTGATCGATCACTTTCACCGCTTTATCGATTTTTGGATTTGATCCCGGTTTATATGCACCAATGTTAATCAAATCTTCAGCATCTTTATAAACAGCCAAGGTCTCGCGCAGTTTTTGCGCCAATTTTGCGTGTTCAGAAGATGTCACAGCCCGCATCACACGACTTGCACTTTGCATGATATCAATCGCAGGGAAATGTCCCTTTTGCGCCAAGGCACGACTAAGAACAATGTGCCCGTCGACGATGGAACGAACAGAATCTCCGATAGGATCATTCATATCATCACCTTCAACGAGAGTTGTGTAGAATCCCGTGATACTGCCTTCGCCTTCAAAAGATCCCGCACGTTCCAACAACTTCGGTAAAGTCGCAAACACGCTCGGTGTATAACCTTTTTGTGAAGGAGGTTCGCCAGTGCTAAG
This region of Bdellovibrio sp. BCCA genomic DNA includes:
- a CDS encoding TIGR02530 family flagellar biosynthesis protein — protein: MVDLKKIQTLDQLVPQQPAKVKQPDLGTGPSFKETLQDIGGFKPQNIGQVNPQGLAKAAEGVKFSNHAIERMKTRGISYSPEDITKLQDAISRAAAKGSKDSLVLMNDSALIVSVKNNTVVTVMDKNALKENVFTNIDSTVVI
- a CDS encoding MotE family protein, which gives rise to MKSGYDQFFQNARKVADQQGGVKFKKNPSATRLHLDLASEDVEQQIRRRMKMGAPKKRKKASVPWKMVGVSFMGLLVAVWGFQNHDEVENLIKRVEIQMTGEAVAQNPEKPAASAPAAQEQVNAEAAAEAPATMSSAEIDHLKKLNERKKELDAREEELNRMEAELQVQKVDLEKRLKELEEMRTKISSMLEDRVKADDQKVDTLVQMYSNMKPPQAAKVFETMDEDLAVEILGRMKKKNAADIMNLLKPEKAQVLSEMFAGYKRRSPAGR
- a CDS encoding flagellar hook assembly protein FlgD gives rise to the protein MTVMSTKLGVNAFGATATKPENAGASNISALDKEKVGGENVGDVLNKIVDPNWTDPSKKVRTVGNPNLDKDAFFKLMLAQMKNQDPTNPLKSHEMAAQLANFSSLEQMQNMNKTLEEMKNGQKPSENFQALNLIGKAVAGDSSKVVRGPTDKDHDFKFNLPMEASEVTVKVRDSEGTVVRTYNLKGLKKGENKLTWNGEDDRAMKAAPGEYQFMAEAKGADGKKIALKTDFDGIITGVSYSNEGPVLHVGNQAIRFSDVKKITDPRLMSNDQKVNDVTNLDLKKDDAKGQTVKEGNVEQQKASPSPAPAAKSNILNTVGLSRDMMEKIAKETAK
- a CDS encoding ATP-binding protein yields the protein MFLSRLKPTLFRISTKLTLAYSLVLILSSTVIFSFLYFQISHALQNQERVVLEAKVEEYRNRIEIRGLQDFQDYFAYIPNYDRDAALLVSVISPRGEVLFFHEPFPNFKVDTESLRIEVLGQKAHSFDFSMPELHGSDSVIFIGRILKDGNRVVVAKSTEGLNLQLRNLQKIFWWLLLPVALIGFLGGLFLSNKTLSPVRELITSMKKIESGSLSTRVPVGGSDDELEELKVLCNKMLDKIEGLVGGLKEAFDHLAHDIRTPVTRLRGRAELALTSEGDVESYREALQSCYENSDKILNFLQVLTDITEAENRSKKLKLEKKYISEIVKEIMSLYEMAFEEKDIKVIQKLDTHDWALVDARLISRVIANLLDNAHKYTPSGGEVTIETINQTENVIVRVTDSGPGISPDEHAMIWQKLYRSDKSRSEYGMGLGLTFVKAVVEAHDGKVSVRSPVKDGHGTEFEVLLQKMS
- a CDS encoding response regulator transcription factor, which translates into the protein MRCLVVEDDNEIATIVKQGLGELEGEVEVESNGRRAYERALTNHYDIIVLDLMLPEMDGYTFAKSLREKEVNTPILILSALRELDDRLKGLSMGGDDYLTKPFAMAELQIRVKNLLKRAQKASEVTSLVFQDLKLNRLNREVVRAGRKLDLQEREFVLLDLFMSNPNKIIGKQTILKEVWNYDFDPQTNVVDVLVCRLRNKLEKDFPTRLIYTVRGVGYVLKSS
- the fliJ gene encoding flagellar export protein FliJ, with the protein product MKFKFPLQKVLEHRKIKENLAQKDFQEAMMLLNEEMARLNHMEGQKTNAHAQAGAFASQGGAQGPALSQIHEFLKGQEIRIHRQKQKLQEIEKLVESKREILRQCALEYKIMEKMRENKFEEYKQDRLAQDQKEMDEQSILRFKAVKE
- a CDS encoding flagellar hook-length control protein FliK, which produces MLQSIVGPPMVGATDLKSSPERTVDKDFKGSGSESSFGKALEEKITSKDPKEVKDSPQREMKPKDQDDPKPQQAEAKKTEEVSKPDGKISKKATVRQKAIQEFMDSFESEFEISPTRLVEAMAQLDDKQLAQSPEATANAVIEQLGLSDEDADKAQAMYVALLTQLNQMPQQQQPKPAPEMAVGAGMSQQHMQARIAAAQGKQDAMGASVDRLNKSFWMRQEPKAAPTDMPSLDASLAQRMMMDDSSSMADIAQDEMPMEVPETEMPQTPPAAAQGPKLEELPPHLQGQMKEAMSPALLAALAAKQAAQAKQAQEQAATEENPALMDEFQQAAQAPKLERAPIAMQGQIPNVQNKASQEFFQNQSQGQSFMQQNSQEPAAKMMTGGKEAATKLVEKAADFKSSLTGLEGIHGAPIKGETLGMNAAAPMAAAAPTAPANPAENEAAVKQLMNQAQYLIKKGGGEMKVQMTPEGMGTIHLKVMLQDGKVNLQMSADTQEAKKTIESSLAELKTSLAAHKLSMENVKVDVVNSASADTATQNQTNMNGQNQRDQNRQFWNQFNENFGSQGRKESFLEMPNLKGYGNRGRDPLQPIETSSTARARNVEGKGSGLNLVA
- a CDS encoding flagellar hook protein FlgE; this translates as MGILSSLYTGVSGMTAQGEALGVIGDNIANANTVGFKASRAEFQDIISKNLKGILGGNQIGRGVKIGAVNPILTQGNIDATEKVTDLAISGDGYFKVKGSDGESYTRDGSFHFDREGYLVTNDNQKVQGFSTDEKGNIVNKMTDIKFPRALIPAKATKELKLDLNLDSRMEATKKFDIKDPYSTSHYSTGVEMYDSQGNKHLVSFFFNKVADREWEFKGLVDGKEITGGDEGMLSQVCAGKLTFTVDGKLDSQETTESSFNFKGGALQGQEVKLNFGDAIKDGGKGLDGTKQYGKNSDLISWHQDGAAAGTITGLSFNDEGILTAVYSNGQASDLAQIALAKFENPEALFKVGNNRLKESRDSGTASLGGPGAAGRGKLFAKSLERSTVDLATEFVNMIQNQRGFQANAKTITTTDELLNEVIQLKR